In one window of Methanosarcina vacuolata Z-761 DNA:
- a CDS encoding universal stress protein: MIATDGSVCSRLAANRGIELARLSGGTVYAVYVISTEYFSSMAVDFNWERMHEALRKDGCKAVNYVKGIGEMENVNVKCVLLEGHPATELIRYAEEEKMDIIVMGTLGRTGIDRLLLGSVAVNVVRHSKVPVMVVREKSKSEEKAS; this comes from the coding sequence ATGATTGCAACTGACGGCTCGGTTTGCTCAAGGCTTGCTGCCAATAGAGGAATAGAACTTGCCAGGTTAAGTGGAGGGACGGTTTACGCAGTTTATGTAATATCAACGGAGTATTTTTCTTCGATGGCTGTGGATTTTAACTGGGAGAGAATGCATGAGGCTTTGAGAAAAGACGGATGCAAAGCCGTTAATTATGTAAAAGGAATAGGAGAAATGGAAAATGTCAATGTCAAGTGTGTCCTGCTTGAAGGTCACCCTGCCACTGAGCTGATCCGATACGCCGAAGAAGAGAAAATGGATATTATTGTCATGGGTACTCTTGGCAGAACAGGAATTGATCGGTTGCTTTTAGGCAGCGTTGCCGTAAATGTTGTACGGCACTCAAAGGTCCCTGTTATGGTTGTAAGAGAAAAAAGCAAGTCTGAAGAAAAAGCAAGCTAA
- a CDS encoding 4Fe-4S binding protein produces MSEEHTEQEVHICRGCCGAGENEVTEPEATVETEDFEAEDLEAEAPETAEDEAQEKITVTTGMDLQGSHFIYTQTTEKSIKTLDYDYKRCNGCGICAEICPTKALEMGPLHEIATGLDAPAVMMDLEKCTFCRMCSNLCPVHAITFEAVGEIPDEKRYPKYDAFVKINEKCLPCALCEGACPQDAIEVEFTFPKKEEIAPLKEGAEGEIEIDTEKCNFCGICARFCDAFILLEREPTPDNPVPFEQILVDEDKCDYCVLCQDICPEEAIKVKGERPCEAPKVEGNVKVDELKCTQCARCKTVCPYEAIDLQKPMEGGLNLIETNLKECDPQGCRGCFNVCPSKLWYVPTDPEDPRKIAFAADFCTYCGACVKACHLDAIKVERTDVHHTDIPDAPWAAQWRDAIESLKTGVRKGVDRAIPRETETLKAQKFMGITPPGVDEEMLAAVQAKLEALMPALRSAKVRKLWETDSPKNAAAAVKKKIEG; encoded by the coding sequence ATGAGCGAGGAACACACCGAACAGGAAGTTCACATCTGCAGAGGCTGCTGCGGGGCCGGAGAAAACGAAGTTACGGAACCTGAAGCCACTGTTGAGACCGAGGATTTTGAAGCCGAGGACCTCGAAGCTGAAGCTCCGGAGACTGCTGAGGATGAAGCCCAGGAAAAGATCACAGTTACGACCGGTATGGACCTTCAGGGCTCCCATTTTATTTATACCCAGACAACCGAGAAATCCATTAAAACTCTGGATTATGATTACAAGCGCTGCAATGGTTGTGGAATCTGTGCAGAAATCTGCCCAACAAAAGCTCTTGAAATGGGGCCCCTTCATGAGATTGCAACCGGGCTTGATGCGCCTGCGGTGATGATGGACCTTGAGAAATGTACCTTCTGCAGGATGTGCTCAAACCTCTGCCCTGTGCATGCCATAACCTTTGAGGCTGTGGGGGAAATTCCTGATGAGAAACGGTATCCTAAGTACGATGCCTTTGTTAAGATTAACGAGAAATGCCTCCCCTGCGCTCTCTGTGAGGGGGCCTGCCCTCAGGATGCAATCGAAGTTGAATTCACCTTCCCGAAAAAAGAGGAGATTGCGCCTTTAAAGGAAGGGGCAGAAGGAGAGATCGAAATTGACACTGAGAAGTGCAATTTCTGCGGAATCTGCGCCCGGTTCTGTGATGCCTTCATCCTGCTCGAGCGTGAGCCCACACCTGATAACCCCGTGCCTTTCGAGCAGATCCTTGTGGACGAGGATAAATGCGATTATTGTGTACTCTGCCAGGACATCTGCCCTGAAGAAGCAATAAAGGTTAAAGGGGAACGCCCCTGCGAGGCTCCGAAAGTTGAGGGGAATGTTAAGGTAGACGAGCTGAAGTGTACACAGTGCGCCCGCTGCAAGACCGTCTGTCCGTATGAAGCCATAGACCTGCAAAAACCTATGGAAGGAGGACTGAACCTTATTGAGACAAACCTGAAGGAATGCGATCCCCAGGGCTGCCGCGGCTGTTTCAATGTCTGCCCTTCCAAACTCTGGTATGTGCCCACAGATCCTGAAGACCCGCGAAAAATTGCTTTTGCAGCGGATTTCTGTACCTATTGTGGAGCCTGTGTGAAGGCATGTCACCTTGACGCTATTAAAGTGGAAAGGACCGATGTCCACCACACCGATATTCCTGATGCTCCCTGGGCTGCCCAGTGGAGGGATGCAATCGAGTCCCTGAAAACTGGAGTAAGGAAAGGAGTAGACCGTGCAATACCCAGGGAAACCGAGACCCTTAAAGCCCAGAAGTTCATGGGCATAACGCCCCCTGGAGTTGACGAGGAAATGCTTGCAGCCGTGCAGGCGAAGCTTGAGGCTTTAATGCCAGCTCTCAGGAGCGCGAAAGTCAGGAAACTCTGGGAAACTGACTCTCCGAAAAATGCAGCTGCAGCTGTGAAAAAGAAAATAGAAGGTTAA
- a CDS encoding aspartate aminotransferase family protein — MAQEKTEEFEKAQGVEKPGKNKAMEAGQYFDFFEHEAGMFNTVGPKAREIIEQDCKITSACTARPYPLVVDSAKGSVIRDIDGREYIDLVAGIAVMNAGYSNPEVKAAISAQLEKMTHCGYGDFFAEPPVKLAKKLSELSGYSKVFYCNSGTEAVEAAIKLAFWKTKRQGLISFYNSFHGRTLGSLSLTCSKARQKEHFPALRTAHSHYAYCYRCPFKLEYPSCGIECAKELENLIFRRELSPMDTAAVFVEPVQGEGGYIVPPPEFHREVRQICTDNDVLLVADEVQAGCFRTGPFLAMENFEVRAEISCFAKALGGGLPLGAMLADREIMDWPQGVHSNTFGGNLLASAASLASLEFLEKENIEDRVKELGSQMKQRLGELQENFPCIGDVRGLGLMVGVEIVKPDKSIDPIRRDRILREAFKEGILLLPCGDSVIRFSPPLVITDEELDSGLEKFQKALKKAGI; from the coding sequence TTGGCTCAGGAAAAAACCGAAGAATTTGAAAAGGCGCAGGGAGTGGAAAAGCCGGGAAAAAATAAAGCAATGGAAGCGGGGCAGTATTTTGATTTTTTTGAGCATGAAGCAGGAATGTTTAATACCGTTGGCCCGAAAGCCAGGGAGATAATCGAACAGGACTGTAAAATAACATCAGCCTGTACAGCCCGTCCCTATCCTCTGGTTGTGGACAGCGCAAAGGGTTCCGTAATCAGGGATATTGACGGAAGAGAATACATTGACCTGGTTGCAGGAATTGCTGTTATGAACGCAGGCTACTCCAATCCTGAGGTTAAAGCTGCAATCTCAGCCCAGCTTGAAAAAATGACTCACTGCGGATACGGGGATTTCTTTGCCGAGCCTCCTGTGAAGCTTGCAAAAAAGTTATCAGAGCTCTCAGGCTATTCAAAGGTATTTTACTGTAACAGCGGGACTGAAGCCGTGGAAGCTGCAATCAAACTTGCCTTCTGGAAAACAAAACGGCAGGGTCTTATCTCTTTTTATAACTCATTTCACGGTCGGACTCTGGGCTCCCTCTCTCTTACCTGCTCAAAAGCCAGGCAAAAGGAACATTTTCCTGCGCTTCGCACAGCTCATTCCCATTATGCTTACTGTTACCGCTGTCCCTTTAAACTCGAATATCCTTCCTGCGGGATCGAGTGTGCAAAAGAGCTTGAAAACCTGATTTTCAGGCGGGAATTGAGCCCAATGGACACTGCTGCAGTTTTTGTGGAACCGGTCCAGGGAGAAGGTGGATATATCGTCCCTCCTCCTGAGTTTCATAGGGAAGTAAGGCAAATCTGCACTGATAATGATGTCCTCCTTGTAGCGGATGAAGTCCAGGCAGGCTGCTTCAGGACAGGTCCTTTCCTTGCAATGGAAAATTTTGAGGTCAGGGCTGAGATCTCATGCTTTGCAAAAGCTCTTGGAGGAGGGCTTCCACTGGGAGCAATGCTTGCAGACCGCGAGATTATGGACTGGCCCCAGGGTGTCCATTCAAACACCTTTGGAGGAAATCTTCTGGCTTCAGCCGCATCTCTCGCATCTCTCGAATTTCTGGAAAAGGAAAATATTGAGGACCGAGTAAAGGAGCTTGGTTCCCAGATGAAGCAACGCCTGGGGGAACTTCAGGAAAACTTTCCATGCATAGGGGATGTACGCGGCCTCGGCCTGATGGTCGGAGTCGAGATTGTAAAACCTGATAAATCAATAGACCCGATACGAAGGGATAGGATTCTGAGGGAAGCCTTTAAAGAAGGAATTCTGCTCCTCCCCTGCGGGGATTCGGTAATTCGTTTTTCTCCACCGCTGGTTATTACAGATGAAGAACTCGACTCTGGACTTGAGAAATTCCAAAAAGCTCTGAAAAAAGCAGGCATTTGA
- a CDS encoding potassium channel family protein — MIPFLYTFWTFLKTLKTLLKDPKFRALLYLTVITLAGGTVFYHKVEGWRWLDSFYFSVITLVTVGYGDFAPKTDLGKIFTVVYIFIGLGILIGFINPIGEYIIDKRFEVVENKNEVKNSENKFYFLGYLGKIRKKK; from the coding sequence ATGATTCCTTTTCTTTACACATTCTGGACATTTCTGAAAACACTAAAAACGCTGCTTAAAGATCCGAAGTTCAGGGCCCTCCTATATCTAACTGTGATAACTCTCGCAGGAGGTACTGTCTTTTATCATAAAGTCGAAGGCTGGAGATGGCTCGACTCTTTTTATTTTTCGGTTATAACCCTGGTAACGGTGGGATATGGAGACTTTGCCCCTAAAACGGACCTGGGAAAAATTTTTACTGTAGTTTATATTTTTATAGGGCTCGGAATCCTGATTGGTTTTATCAATCCGATTGGAGAATATATTATAGATAAAAGGTTCGAAGTAGTGGAGAATAAAAACGAAGTCAAAAATTCTGAAAACAAATTTTATTTCTTAGGATACCTGGGAAAGATCAGGAAGAAAAAATAG
- the hdrA2 gene encoding CoB-CoM heterodisulfide reductase HdrA2 yields MRIGVYICHCGLNIAGVIDVLALQEMAAKLEDVVLAREVQFLCSDSGQEGIIKDIKENKIDRVVIAACSPRLHEKTFRHVMEKAGLNPYLMEMVNIREQCSWVHADDPQMATQKAFDLIRMGVAKAKFLKELSATSSKASRNVLIIGGGVAGIEAALNLAEAGFPVTMVEKESTIGGKMALMNEVFPTNDCSICVLAPKMTEVQNHPNITLYTYSEVTDISGSVGKFHVKVTRKPRFILEDKCKGCVDLCSAVCPVEIDNPMNYGVGKSRAIYMPIPQSVPQVVLIDPDHCVGCGLCLQACPADAVDYEQKPEEIEFEAGAVVVSTGYQLFDASRKKEYGFGKYPDVITNMQLERMLNSAGPTGGRVVVPSTGKPPKSVSFIQCVGSRDKTVGNEYCSRVCCMAALKNSQMVKERYPDTEITIHYIDIRAAGEMYEEYYVRTQEMGVDFIRGKVAEIYAGEDGRPVLRYENTLESRVEEEACDLVVLSTGYEPSKAAEGIGRMLNLARRPDRFFASAHPKMRPVDAPVSGVFLAGCASGPKEIQVSIAQGSACASKVMQLLGTGELEADPMGAHVDPEKCIGCRTCLDVCKFGKIKIENKKAVVDEVSCYGCGDCSAACPAGAIQMRNFENEQILAQVRAATAHRSQSPFVVAFLCNWCSYACADLTGMSRLHYPTNIRVIRTMCSARVNPEFVLEALKGGADGVLVAGCRMDECHYIHGNFDAKQRMDVLKEVIKEIGLDPRRLRTLWISAAEGERFSNTISEFVKELEEVGPIGTELKLGEPEAEPEEVA; encoded by the coding sequence ATGCGAATCGGAGTCTACATTTGCCACTGCGGGCTAAATATTGCTGGAGTAATAGATGTATTAGCTCTGCAGGAAATGGCGGCTAAACTGGAAGATGTGGTGCTCGCCCGGGAAGTACAGTTTCTATGTTCCGATTCCGGACAGGAAGGCATCATTAAGGATATAAAAGAAAATAAAATCGACAGGGTTGTAATAGCTGCCTGCTCCCCAAGGCTGCATGAAAAGACCTTCAGGCATGTAATGGAAAAAGCCGGGTTGAACCCTTACCTTATGGAGATGGTAAATATAAGGGAGCAGTGTTCCTGGGTACACGCCGATGACCCCCAGATGGCGACCCAGAAGGCTTTTGACCTTATAAGGATGGGAGTCGCAAAGGCAAAGTTCCTCAAGGAACTCAGTGCAACAAGTTCAAAAGCCAGCAGAAATGTCCTGATCATAGGAGGAGGGGTCGCCGGAATCGAAGCAGCCCTGAACCTTGCAGAAGCCGGTTTTCCAGTCACAATGGTAGAAAAGGAATCCACAATAGGGGGCAAAATGGCCCTGATGAATGAGGTCTTTCCTACAAATGACTGCTCCATCTGTGTGCTTGCCCCTAAAATGACGGAAGTTCAGAACCATCCGAATATTACACTTTACACCTACTCCGAAGTTACCGATATTTCCGGATCTGTAGGCAAGTTCCACGTAAAAGTCACACGCAAGCCCAGGTTCATACTTGAAGACAAGTGCAAAGGCTGTGTCGACCTCTGCTCTGCGGTCTGTCCTGTAGAAATCGATAACCCTATGAATTACGGGGTCGGAAAGTCCAGAGCCATATATATGCCAATTCCCCAGTCTGTCCCGCAGGTAGTGCTCATAGACCCTGACCACTGTGTAGGCTGCGGGCTGTGTTTACAGGCCTGCCCTGCCGATGCTGTGGATTACGAGCAAAAACCTGAAGAGATTGAGTTTGAAGCCGGAGCAGTTGTTGTTTCAACAGGTTACCAGCTCTTTGATGCATCACGGAAAAAGGAGTACGGATTTGGGAAATATCCTGATGTTATAACAAATATGCAGCTTGAGCGCATGCTTAACTCTGCAGGACCTACAGGTGGAAGAGTCGTTGTGCCTTCAACGGGCAAACCACCAAAAAGCGTTTCGTTCATCCAGTGTGTCGGGTCAAGGGATAAAACCGTTGGCAATGAGTACTGCTCAAGAGTTTGCTGCATGGCTGCACTCAAGAATTCCCAGATGGTTAAGGAACGCTACCCTGATACCGAGATCACAATCCACTACATTGACATCCGGGCTGCAGGGGAGATGTATGAGGAATACTATGTAAGGACGCAGGAAATGGGCGTGGATTTCATCCGGGGAAAAGTTGCCGAAATTTACGCAGGCGAAGACGGCAGGCCTGTACTCCGTTATGAAAATACCCTTGAATCCCGGGTCGAAGAAGAAGCCTGCGACCTTGTTGTGCTTTCAACAGGTTACGAGCCCAGCAAAGCGGCAGAAGGCATAGGCCGGATGCTAAATCTTGCCCGGCGGCCTGACAGGTTCTTTGCAAGTGCCCACCCGAAAATGCGTCCTGTAGATGCCCCGGTCAGCGGGGTTTTCCTTGCAGGCTGCGCCTCAGGACCCAAAGAGATTCAGGTTTCGATTGCCCAGGGAAGTGCATGCGCATCCAAGGTTATGCAGCTCCTCGGGACAGGAGAACTTGAAGCCGATCCTATGGGAGCTCATGTTGACCCTGAAAAATGTATAGGATGCAGGACCTGTCTTGATGTCTGCAAGTTCGGGAAAATCAAGATAGAGAATAAAAAAGCTGTTGTAGACGAGGTTTCATGTTATGGCTGTGGAGACTGCAGTGCTGCATGTCCTGCAGGGGCAATCCAGATGCGAAACTTCGAAAACGAACAGATTCTTGCCCAGGTTCGGGCTGCAACTGCTCACAGGTCCCAAAGTCCTTTTGTTGTGGCTTTCCTCTGTAACTGGTGCAGTTACGCCTGTGCAGACCTGACCGGGATGTCAAGGCTCCATTACCCGACAAACATCAGAGTTATCCGTACTATGTGCTCGGCAAGGGTAAACCCGGAATTCGTGCTTGAAGCCTTAAAAGGCGGAGCCGACGGAGTGCTTGTTGCGGGCTGCAGGATGGACGAGTGTCACTATATCCACGGGAACTTTGACGCAAAACAGAGGATGGATGTCTTAAAGGAAGTTATAAAGGAAATCGGACTTGACCCCAGACGGCTGAGGACCCTCTGGATCTCGGCTGCCGAAGGAGAACGGTTCTCAAACACAATTAGCGAGTTTGTAAAGGAACTTGAAGAAGTCGGGCCCATAGGAACCGAACTCAAGCTTGGAGAACCCGAAGCTGAACCTGAGGAGGTGGCATAA
- a CDS encoding winged helix-turn-helix domain-containing protein, whose translation MPENMNLKIGEAAGVLYHKLEEGECSLNQVKIHLSANGFDSQMALMSIGWLAREDKINIDKESNRWYVRLK comes from the coding sequence ATGCCAGAGAACATGAACTTAAAAATCGGAGAAGCTGCAGGAGTGTTGTATCACAAGCTCGAAGAAGGTGAATGCAGTTTGAACCAGGTAAAGATTCACCTAAGTGCCAATGGTTTTGATTCTCAAATGGCTTTGATGTCTATTGGCTGGCTTGCTAGAGAAGATAAGATCAACATTGATAAAGAATCCAATCGTTGGTATGTCCGATTGAAATAA
- a CDS encoding aldehyde dehydrogenase family protein has protein sequence MVQEYKLFIGGEFKDSSTGETFEDINPATLESLAAIQVAGAEDVDRAVEAAETGFRLWSDIPAAKRAEVLFRAARILQERKEELAVLMTEEMGKVLPETRGDVQEAIDITNYAAGEGRRMLGETTTSELKEKFCMTILRPIGVVGLITPWNFPIAIPAWKIMPALVAGNAIVFKPASDTPLLAFKLIEVLSEAGLPPGVINLVTGPGVTVGKAVVQHPHIKAISFTGSLDTGKWIMEECSKTMKRVSLELGGKNPVIVMDDADLELALEGVLWGAFGTTGQRCTATSRLILHEKIKDEFMKRLLAKAKALRIGSGLFPETDIGPVINKAQLEKIERYVKIGKEEGATLLYGGNRIDPGLPGYFFEPTIFTDVRPDMRIAQEEIFGPVLGVFTVSDLEEAITLANNTRYGLSSAIYTENIGNAFRAIEKIEAGITYVNAPTIGAEVHLPFGGVKGTGNGFREAGTEAVKEFSEVKAVYIDYSGRLQKAQIDSTE, from the coding sequence ATGGTTCAGGAGTACAAGCTGTTTATAGGGGGAGAATTTAAAGACTCTTCAACCGGAGAGACTTTTGAGGATATAAATCCGGCTACTCTGGAAAGCCTGGCAGCAATACAGGTCGCTGGAGCAGAGGACGTGGACAGGGCAGTTGAAGCTGCTGAAACAGGGTTCAGGCTATGGAGCGATATCCCGGCTGCAAAAAGAGCTGAGGTACTCTTCAGGGCAGCCCGGATTTTGCAGGAAAGGAAGGAAGAACTTGCTGTCCTTATGACAGAAGAGATGGGAAAGGTGCTGCCTGAGACAAGGGGAGATGTACAGGAAGCCATTGATATCACAAATTATGCCGCAGGGGAAGGAAGGCGGATGCTTGGGGAGACGACGACTTCCGAACTCAAGGAAAAATTCTGCATGACCATACTCAGGCCGATAGGGGTAGTTGGCTTAATAACGCCCTGGAACTTTCCTATTGCTATTCCCGCGTGGAAGATTATGCCAGCCCTTGTAGCTGGAAACGCGATTGTTTTCAAGCCTGCAAGTGACACGCCTCTGCTTGCCTTCAAGCTGATAGAGGTGCTTAGTGAAGCAGGCCTGCCTCCCGGAGTGATAAATCTGGTAACAGGGCCCGGAGTAACTGTCGGTAAAGCTGTAGTCCAGCACCCTCACATAAAGGCTATTTCCTTTACAGGCAGCCTTGATACCGGGAAATGGATAATGGAAGAGTGTTCAAAAACCATGAAAAGAGTCTCTCTGGAACTCGGAGGCAAAAACCCGGTAATTGTTATGGATGATGCCGACCTTGAACTGGCCCTTGAGGGCGTGCTGTGGGGAGCTTTTGGGACTACAGGGCAGCGCTGTACTGCTACGAGCAGGTTGATTCTGCATGAGAAAATAAAGGACGAATTCATGAAAAGGCTGCTTGCAAAAGCAAAAGCTCTCAGGATAGGTAGCGGACTCTTTCCTGAGACAGACATCGGGCCTGTAATCAACAAAGCGCAGCTTGAGAAGATCGAGAGATACGTGAAAATAGGAAAAGAAGAAGGAGCAACTCTTCTCTATGGGGGAAACAGAATCGATCCCGGGCTTCCTGGCTATTTCTTCGAGCCCACAATATTTACGGATGTCAGGCCAGACATGCGGATTGCACAGGAAGAGATCTTCGGGCCAGTCCTCGGGGTTTTTACGGTTTCAGACCTTGAAGAGGCAATAACGCTTGCCAATAATACCAGATACGGGCTTTCTTCGGCAATCTACACCGAGAATATAGGAAACGCTTTCAGGGCAATCGAGAAAATCGAAGCCGGAATCACATATGTTAATGCTCCTACAATAGGGGCTGAAGTCCATCTCCCCTTTGGAGGCGTGAAAGGGACAGGAAACGGTTTTAGGGAAGCCGGTACTGAGGCCGTCAAGGAGTTTTCCGAGGTAAAAGCTGTGTATATAGACTACAGCGGCAGGCTGCAAAAAGCCCAGATTGATTCAACGGAATAA
- a CDS encoding UPF0228 family protein, translated as MSRINKKVAFFIVFLILVIIAGLFVKTPVDTETQVNDELKVGDMYIQFEDGISDSEVQTILESYNLTMNYSIKYNIDHPADKYYIMLDKDNWDIRRELSQKMKEEKKDWITSSPAHVIRKGDDYVFTVSEQAVQDENFLEILDKYDIQVKKSTWCYIRFEDGSKNWIPEKDAIRIKSELEKNENIFSIYLDYRY; from the coding sequence ATGAGTAGAATTAACAAGAAAGTTGCTTTTTTTATTGTTTTTCTGATTCTAGTAATAATTGCAGGGTTATTTGTAAAAACACCAGTAGATACGGAAACGCAAGTTAACGATGAGCTTAAGGTAGGTGATATGTATATTCAATTTGAAGATGGAATTTCCGATTCGGAAGTTCAAACCATTCTTGAAAGCTACAACCTTACTATGAACTATAGCATAAAGTACAATATTGATCACCCGGCGGACAAATACTACATAATGTTAGACAAAGACAATTGGGATATAAGACGTGAACTAAGTCAAAAAATGAAAGAGGAAAAAAAAGATTGGATTACATCTTCTCCTGCTCATGTAATCAGGAAAGGAGATGATTACGTATTTACGGTATCTGAACAAGCTGTTCAAGATGAAAATTTTCTTGAAATACTCGATAAATATGATATTCAAGTGAAAAAGTCTACCTGGTGTTATATTCGTTTTGAAGATGGGTCCAAGAATTGGATTCCGGAAAAAGATGCAATCAGAATAAAAAGTGAGCTCGAAAAGAACGAAAATATTTTCTCTATATATCTTGATTACCGTTATTAG
- a CDS encoding right-handed parallel beta-helix repeat-containing protein, which produces MSLAQINKRLLIILLLIIIASAFYIFHTKNSEVYPETCLGNINNNSINAEVYPGDSIQNAINNVSFGGTVIVHQGLYKENLIVGKPLKVIRSNEGEAAYAAIQAADPEKDVFHITADNVTIIGFNITGSQDKAGIYCSGSGGNITGNKLSYNNYGVYLNDSSRNILENNEVNNNSLGIYLRNSNNNQLKSNNITGVGIFVGLENSATGIYLEDSDNNKLMNNTISKLWDGVNFTESSNNELNNNSILHNYFSLSLVNSNNNKVLNNTILRRGYSFSVVLADSQNNTFQGNSKYLNTDFKICYSFKSTNNTLEGELYTSNEQGTGGVFRVK; this is translated from the coding sequence ATGTCTCTCGCACAAATTAATAAAAGGTTACTAATTATCTTGTTGTTAATTATTATCGCTTCGGCATTTTATATTTTCCATACAAAAAATAGTGAAGTATATCCCGAAACATGTCTTGGTAATATTAATAACAATTCAATAAATGCTGAAGTGTACCCAGGAGATTCAATACAAAACGCGATAAACAATGTCAGTTTCGGTGGCACGGTTATTGTTCACCAAGGACTATACAAAGAAAATTTGATTGTAGGCAAACCACTGAAGGTTATAAGATCAAACGAAGGAGAAGCCGCATATGCTGCCATTCAAGCTGCAGACCCAGAAAAAGATGTATTCCACATAACTGCGGATAATGTGACAATTATCGGCTTCAATATAACTGGGTCACAGGATAAAGCCGGCATCTATTGTAGCGGGTCTGGTGGCAACATAACTGGAAATAAACTAAGTTATAATAACTATGGAGTTTACCTTAACGATTCAAGCAGGAATATCCTGGAAAATAATGAAGTGAATAACAATTCACTTGGAATCTATCTGAGAAATTCTAATAATAACCAATTAAAAAGTAACAATATCACAGGCGTTGGGATATTTGTTGGCTTAGAGAATAGTGCAACGGGAATTTATCTGGAAGATTCAGACAACAATAAATTAATGAATAACACCATATCAAAGTTATGGGATGGTGTAAACTTCACTGAGTCTTCTAATAATGAGCTAAATAATAACTCGATTTTACATAACTACTTCAGCCTTAGTCTTGTTAATTCAAATAATAATAAAGTTTTGAATAACACTATTTTGAGACGTGGCTATTCGTTTTCAGTTGTTCTTGCCGATTCTCAAAATAACACGTTTCAAGGCAACAGTAAATATTTAAATACTGATTTCAAAATATGTTATAGCTTTAAAAGCACAAATAATACGTTAGAAGGGGAACTCTACACTTCAAACGAACAGGGTACTGGCGGTGTTTTCAGAGTAAAATAG